The sequence AAGGTGCCCAAAGAAAGCCCTCTCCAAGACATCACCGGCCCTAACTAGCCCGCCTCACGGCGGGCGTCGGACAGAGGGCCGGATGAAATGAGCCGGTTGCCAATGGCAGGTGGTTCAGCCTTCGGCTTCACCATCAAACGGCCCGGGCGAAGCGACATTTCGCAGGGCATATCCCTCTTTTCGGCCTCGTCGCGCGCGCCACGCCGGGACGTCGCGCGCAGCGCGGCGTCGGAGCGTATGCGCGCGCAGAGGCCGAAGAGTCGGCGCCCACAAAGTCATCATACGCGCAACCCCGCGCGTGTCACACACAATGGTGGTTAGGGTCTGCGAGCCTTTTCTTTGCCCCGCTTTCTTTTTGCGAAAAGAAAGCGGGAAGCACCGCGCGTCAGCGCGGAGAAGCCCTGCGCCAGCAGGTTGGCGCGTCAGCGCGGAGAAGCCCTGCGCAGCAGCCTTAGCGCGTCAGCTGCCGGTACTTCAGGCGATGCGGCCCCGTGTCGCCGCCGCGCTCTTTCAGGTTTTTCTCGTAGTCGCTGTAGTTGCCCTCGAAGTAGACGACGCGGCTGTCGCCCTCGAAGGCCAGGATGTGGCTGGCGATGCGGTCCAGGAACCAACGGTCGTGGCTGATGACCACGGCGCAGCCCGGGAAGTTGAGCAGGCCCTCCTCGAGGGCGCGCAGCGTGTTGACGTCCAGGTCGTTGGTGGGCTCGTCGAGCAGGAGGACGTTGGCGCCCTCGCCCAGGGTGCGCGCCAGATGGACGCGTCCGCGCTCGCCGCCCGAGAGGAGACCCACCGGCTTCTGCTGGTCCTGGCCGCTGAAGTTGAAGCGCCCCACCCAGGCGCGGCTGTTGAGTTCGCGTCCACCCACCGTGATCGTGTCCAGGCCGCCGGAGATCACCTTCCAGACGCTGTCCTCCGGGTTCATGGGGCGGCTCTGGTCCACGTAGCCCAGCTTGACGGTCTCCCCCACCTTGATCTCGCCGGCGTCCGGCTTCTCCTGCCCGGTGATGAGGCGGAAAAGGGTGGTCTTGCCCGCCCCGTTGGCGCCGATGACGCCCACGATGCCGCCCGGGGGCAGCGAGAAGGTCAGGCCCTCGAAGAGGACGCGGTCGTCATAACTCTTGCCGATGCCCTTGGCCTCGATCACCGTCCCGCCCAGGCGCTGGGAGACGGGAATGAAGATCTCCAGCTCGTCCTGCACCTTCTCCGTCTGCTGGGCGGCCATCTCCTCATAGCGGGCGATGCGCGCCTTGCTCTTGTCGTGGCGGGCCTTGGGGCTCTGGCGCACCCAATCCAGCTCCCGCTCCAGGGTCTTGCGCCGCTTGGATTCCTGCTTCTCCTCGGCGGCCAAGCGCGCCGACTTCTGCTCCAGCCAACTGCTGTAGTTGCCCTCGAAGGGGATGCCGTGGCCGCGGTCCAGCTCCAGGATCCAGCCCGCCACGTTGTCCAGGAAGTAGCGGTCGTGGGTGACGGCCAGCACCGTGCCCGCATAGCGCGCCAGATACTGCTCCAGCCAGCCCACGGACTCGGCGTCCAGGTGGTTGGTGGGCTCGTCCAGCAGCAGCACGTCGGGGCCGCTGAGGAGCAGGCGGCAGAGCGCCACGCGGCGCCGCTCGCCACCGGAGAGCACGTCCACGGCGGTGTCGCCGTCCGGGCAGCGCAGGGCGTCCATCGCCTGCTCGATGCGGCTGTCCAGATCCCAGGCGCCCAGATGGTCGATCTTCTCCTGCAGCTCCGCCTGGCGGGCGCCCAGCTTCTCGTAGTCCGCCTCCGGGTCGGCGAAGGCCTCGCTGATGGCGTTGTACTCCGCCAGCATCTGCGCGGCCTCGCCCGCCCCTTCGATGACCGCCTCGCGCACCGTCTGGCCGGGCGTCAACTGCGGCTCCTGAGGCAGGTAGCCGAAGCGCAGACCCTTCTGCGCCACGATCTCCCCCACGATGTCCGTGTCCAGGCCGGCGATGATCTTGAGCAGCGTGCTCTTGCCGGCGCCATTCAAGCCCAGCACGCCGATCTTGGCCCCGTAGTAGAAGCCCAGGTAGATGTCGCGCAGGATCTGCCGCTTGGTGTCGCGCAGGACTTTGCCCACGCCGATCATGGAGAAAATGACCTTCTGGTCGCTCATGTGGCCCTCTTGCTTGTCGTGACGCAAGGTACGATCAAGGGAAGAAGAGGCGTCAGGCCCGCTCGCCGGGGCTGCGGGACCTCCGCCACGGCCGCCGCCGATTTTTCGCGGACGCACATTCTGATAGTCTCAACGGAAGAACTTTATCCTCTTGTGCCGTCGCCGGCGAGCGACCCACCCAGCCCAAGGACATACCGGAGTTCATCATGGGACAGAGGCTTTTGATTGCCGCGCAGGCGGCCACCCTGGCCGTGGCGCCGCTGCTGCTGGCGGCGGGCGCGGCCGCGGACCTGACCGCGCCTTTTGAGGTGGACAACGAGGGCTGGACCTCGGTCAGCCATCCCTTTCGCTCCCACTGGCCGAACCCGCCCATGGGCAACCTGCCCTGGGACGGCGCCAACGGCCTGCCGCCCGGCAGCGTGCGCGTGGGGGACTTCTTCGGCGAGACGGGCATCGCGGCGCCGGCGGCCTGGCTGGGGGACCGCTCGTCATCCTATGGCGGCCATCTGGGCTACGACATCCTCCTGCGCAACACGGACGGCGTCGTCTACCCGGCGGCCATCCTCAACGGCGGGACGATGTCCGTCTACTTCGACGCCCCGACACCCCCGCTCAACCAATGGACCGCCATGACGATCCCGCTGACGGAGGCGGGCTGGCGGGTCTCAAGCAACGGCGCCGCCGCCACCGCCGAGCAGTTCCTCTTCGTGCTGGAGCATCTCGCCGGCATCTACCTCTACACGGAGTGGCACACGGGGGCGGACGACACCAACGTGGACAACGTCCTCTTCTCGGCCCCGCCGGCGCTCCCGCCGCCCGTGATCCAGATCGAGCGCATCGAGTCCGGCCTGCTGCGACTCTTCTGGAACCCCGTGACGGATCCGCCGGCGGCCTTCTACGAGGTGCAGCGGGGCGGCCTGGGGCTTGATCCGGGCTGGCAGCCAGTGGCGCAGACCGCGGACACCAGCTGGACGGAAGCGCAGCCGCCGGAGGCGCTCGGCGCCGCCCTTTACCGGGTTCTCAGCCTGGACGCCGAGTAGTTGCCCGCGACGCGGCCGGTGGTCGCGGCCGGGGCACGATCATCAGCCGACGAGCCCGGCCTCATCGCAGGTACGGCGCGCCCTTTGCCATTCGGCCGCGCTTCATCAGCTTGAACCCGACCACGGGCCAGGCCGGGGCGCGACTCCCGGCCTGGGCCGTATTGGATGAGTGCGACCGCCCGCCTCGATCCAAGCGTCCTCCACCAGGGAGAGTCCACCATGGCAAACGAACACGCGTCAAACAGGGCGTCGTCTTTGTGGTGGCGCGCCCGGAGCATCCTGCTGGGCTATGTCCTGCCCGTCCTGCTGCTCGGCGAGGCCCTGCAATGGATCGTGCGCATGGGATTGGCCCTCCGGCTGATGCCTATCCTGCCGCCTGACTGGTGGTTCGCGGGCAGCGCCAAGCTGCTGCGCATTTTCTCGTGGTTGCACGTGAACACCGGACTTGGACTGGTCATCGCGCTGCTGCCCGTGGCCATCGGGCTGGTCGTCTTCGCGCCGCGCCGCGGGCTGAGGCTCGCCCTCATCGTCACGGCCTTGATGATCGTCACCCACCCCATGCTCCAGACCTTTCTGCCCCAGTGGTCGACCCTGGACGCCTTGGGCCGCGCCTCGGTCATGGCCGACCTGGTCAAGCAGGCGTTGACGCTGCCGGCCTTGACCTGGGTCTGCGGGCGTTTGCTGGCGCCCCGGCGTCTGGGCGGGACGGGCAGGGCCCGGTCGCCCATGCCGGTCGAGCGTCGGCCGGAAGGGACCGCCTTGATGGGCTTGGCCGCCCTCCCCGCCGCGGCTGCCCTGCCGCTCTTCATCCTGCTGGGGCTGGAAGGCCAGGACCCGTTGCGCTGGACCCTGTGGGATCTGATGGGGCGGAGTCTCGCCGCCGGCCTGCTGCTGGGGGCGCCGCTGCTGGCGGGCCTGGCCCTGCTCGCCGGAGCGCGCGGACCCGCCCGGCGCCTCGTCCTGGCCACGGCGCCCCTGCTCATCGGATACGGCGTGCTGGTCCTGGCGCTGGAATCCATCAAGCCGATGATTCTGGCGCGGATCAAGGCCCCGCTGCCCGCCCCGCCCCTCTGGAACCCGGAACTCTTCAGCATGGGGAGCTGGGCCCTGCTCGCCGCCTGCGCCGCCCTGCTGCTGGCCTGGGCTCTCGCAATGAAATTGGTGTCAGGCACGGTGCCAGAGCACGGCATCATCGGCTCAGCGACGAGGTCCTGCTCGCCGCCATCCGCGAGATCGACCTGAAGGACGGGAAGCTGGACGGAAGGGTGGCCGTGGGCGCGCAGCTCAAGTGTCCGTCTTGTGCCCGGACGGTGCAGACGTTGGCAGGCACCGGCATCTACTGCGGGCACAAGGTCGACCCCGCACCCATTGAGCTTCGCCGAAGGCCAGAAGTCACAGACACACGTCAGTTCCATCCGACCAGGGGGGCCTTGGATCCATGGCGGGGACCTTCGTCCGAACAAAGGGCAGCGCGGCCTGCCGTGAGCCTAGAACTCTCTTGTTCACGCTGGGCGCCCTGCTGGTGATTGCCGGCCTTGCCCTGCTTCTGTTCACGCCGGTCCGTGATTCAGCCTTGTCTCTGATTGCCTGGTGGAAGGGCAAGCCGCCGGCACCCCATTGGCCATTGAAACTGCACGTCATCGCCGCGGAGTTTATCCTCGGCGGCGCCCTCTGCTTGCTCGTTGCCACCGTGTACAATCGCCTGCGGTCTTGGCTCCCGCCCCGCCCCTTCACCGATGCCCAACTGATCAAGTGCGCCGCGCTGGTCACCCTGTTGCTCTGGCTGCCCGTTGTGTTGTTTGGCCATAGTGCCAGCATCGATGGAGAAAGATTCTGGTGGTTGGGCGATGACGCCATGATCTCCATGAACTATGCCCGCAATCTGGCCCATGGGCATGGCCTGGTTTGGAATACCTTGGGCGAGAGGGTGGAGGGGTACAGCAATTTTTTATGGACCCTTGTCATGGCGGCGGTTCACCTGCTTCATCTGCCGGCCTCGAAGAACGCTCTTGTCATCTCGACGATGAATGTGGTTATAACCATTGCCGCCCTGCATTTATTGGTTAAAGTGGTAGACGCATTGAATGGCGGCATAGCGGCGAAAGTTTTCGTTCTATTGGGGCTAATTCTAAATAGAAACATGATGTGCTGGGCAATAAGCGGTTATGAAACAGCACTTCTGGCTTTCCTGGTCCTGCTATCGTTGAATCGAATTTCTGCAGACGTGGCAAGGGGCCGACCCGCCCTCGCGACCTTCCTGTTCATTTCACTTGTTTCACTGGTCCGTGCCGACGGTGTGATACTCTCTTTTATCCTGTTCCTGATTTTTGCACTTACTTATCGAAGAGATTACGGCAAATTGATTCTATTCATGGCCATTTTTATGCTTTTACCGGCAGCGCACGCCCTGTTTCGCCAAGCCTACTATGGTGACCCATTTCCAAACACCGCCTATCTAAAGGTGATGAATTGGGACGAGCGGGGTGCGGTCGGGGCCTTGTATGTAGTTGGGTTCTTTCGTCAATATGGAATCCTATTTATAGTGTCGGCCGTTGGCTTGGCGTGGTCAAGGAACTTAATGCAGTGGCTTTTAATGCTGGCAATAATCAGTTATTCCTGCTTTGTGGCCTATGTCGGAGGAGATGCCTTTGAGGACTACCGTTTTTTTGTGCCGGTCCTGCCATTGCTGCTCATCCTGGCTGGCTTGGGCATCCAAGAGATCATCAGAGCCGCCGGAAGGAGACGTGCGGCGGCGACATGGTCCGGGCGAGAGCAAGGGGCGTGCGCCATGCGAACCAGAGGGCCGGCCCCCGCCCTGTGCCTGCTTTGCCTGCTGTCCTCACCGCTGATTGTTCCGGGCTACCCCTACTTTCTGAGGCCATTTCCGGGCGACTCCGGCAATGTGCACATCGGCCTGACAATCAAGCAGAACACACCCCCGGGAACCACGGTGGCCGACTTCTGGGCCGGTTCCGTGATCTACTTCTCACAGCGTCAGGGCATCGACCTGCTGGGTAAGTCGGACCGTCACATCGCCCACATGCCAGCGGTCCCCGGCGAGCTGAAGCCCGGGCACAACAAGTTCGACTTCGAATACTCGCTGTGCGGGTTGCGGCCGGACCTTGTCGTGGCCAACTTCAAACTGCCTGACGACGAAGGACGCCTGGGCATGCCGGTGGCTGGCGAACCAGCCTTCACGGCGCGGCTCTACACCAACGACTGTTTCCGGACCCATTGCCTGCCACACCAAGTCAAGGTTGACACGTGGCGAAGCATCTTCCTTTGCGATTGGTCGCCTCAACTGGCGGGCAGGGCCAACTGGCGCGAACCGCCCCGGGCTCCATGAGTCCGACCCTGACGCATTCTCGAATCGAACGAAGTCCCGTTCCATGAACATGCGCCGGAGGCCGATACCCGGAGCACATCGAACATGACGACTTTCACCACTGGCGACGGACCCACCCTGCTGACGGCCTGAGTTCTCGCACAGCGGCAGGCACGGTGCCAGAGCATTGCGCTTGCGCCAACCCCACCTCGACGCGCCGTGCGCCTGCCACTCGATCAGCCCTTGCCCCTGGAGCGGATTGGTCGCTTCGTCGCCTTCCGCGTGACGGAGGATGCCCGGCGGAGGCCGGCCCGACGTCCACCCGCGAGGCCCTGAGCGGCGCGTCGTGCCGGCCTGGTGTGGGGTCTCGCCCTGCGCAACGGGCGGGCCTACGTCGCCAACGGCGAGGCGGGATTGCGCGTGTTCGACGTGGGCGATCCGGCCCATCCCGTGGAACTGGGTGTCTTCAACGCAGGGGACCGGGCCAAGTCCGTCGCCGTGCGGGACAGCCTCGCCTTCGTGGTGGACGATCGGGATGGTCTCCGCGTCCTGGACATCCGGCGCCTGGATCAGATCCAAGAAGCGGGGTACTACAAAACGCCCGGGCGTGCTATCGGCGTCGGCCGGGTCGACGAGGTGGTCCTTGTGGCCGATCTCTGGGCGGGGGTGCTTGCCATCCGCTACAAGGGCAGCACCCCAGTGGCGCCACCGCAGCCGGCGCGGCCCGCGAAACCGGCGTTGAGCGCGGCGCCCAACCCCTTCAACCCCGTCACGACCATTCGCTGCACGATGCCCGCGGCCCAGTGGGCGAGCTTGCGCGTCCACGACCTGGACGGCCGGCTGGTGAAGGCGTTGGCCTCGGGCTGGCACACCCCCGGCGAGCACGGCGACCTGTTTGACGGCGGTGGCCTGGCCAGCGGCGTCTACCGGTTGAACTGAGGACCGCAGAAGAGGCGGTCGCGACGAAACGTCTCCTGCTGAAGTAGGAAGCGACCCGGCGAGAACGGCTTGCCCACATCGGTCCCCGTGAGTTAAACTGCGCCCGGTTGCCGACAGGCCGTGCCCGTGCGCTCCCTGTCGCGGCGACGCCGCAGAACCCCAACCCGCCTCGCGAGGAGGACCTCATGGCCAAGGGCGCCAACCCCCCGAAGAAGGAAACCAAGAAGCCCAAGAAGGACGTCAAGGCGACCAAGGACGCCAAGAAGAAGTAGCGGCGTCCCGGCCGGCCCGCCGGCCCCGCGGCCATCCACCCCCTGACGGCGGAGCCAGTGCCGCCAGCGGCGTGCTGTGCTCTTGGGCGACACCTGGAGTTGTGGTCATGTCGACAAGCGCCCTTCCGGACCCAGGAGGAGGAATGCGTGAGCTGCAATCCCATTGGTTGTCCTGCCCCTGTTGCGGCGAGGAGATCGAGCTGCTGGTGGACGGCAGCGTCCAGCGCCAGCAGTACGTCGAGGATTGCAGCGTCTGCTGCCGTCCGTTGATCGTCTCGGTCACCGTGGCCGACGGGGAGATCCTCCACATCGACGCGCGGCGCGAGGACGAGTGAGTTGGTGGACCACTTCCCGTGATCGGCCGGATGGAGTTGAAATGCACGGCGGGGACCGTCGAGCTGGGGCCGGGTGACGACCTGCTCCTGGCGGACGGCCCGGCGCAGCGGCACCGGGCGCGGCGGCTGTCGGACAAAGTCCTCGTCTTCTACGTGGACGAGGCTTGAGACGAGGCGGCCAGCGCTCAACCTCGTCGCCTGTCGCCGGACATTCCCTCCACTGAACCGGACCACGGAGGATCCATGACCGGCGCGCCCTCCTCGTCACGCCCCGTGCGTGTCCTCATCTTCCTGCTGTCGCCCCTGCTCCTCCTTGGCGCGGAGGCGTCGCCGGCCGCACGGCGGGATGCCCCGACCGCCGCCACGATCACCTTTCAGATCTCCTATCACGGCCAGCCGGCGCCGGAGGAGGGCCTTGTCCTCCTGGAGTGCCGCGGGGACCAGGCCCGCCTGCGGACCGTGCCGCCCGGCGAGCCCCTCGCCGGGGCGCCGCGGGAATGGGGCCACGCCGACTTCAAGGGGCGTCGCACCCTGCAATTGGCCGAAGTGCGGGAGGGCCGCCGGATCGGGGTCGCGGCGGACTTCGCCGGCCTGCCGGACCTGGAGGAGACGGAGGAGCGCGCCGAGATCCTGGGCTTCCCCTGTCGCAAGGCGACCACCGTGCTGCGCTCCAACCGCCTGGAAATCTGGTACACGCGGGACACGCCGCTGCGGGGCGGGCCCTATCTCAGCCTGCTGGTGCCGGACGGCCTGGTGCTGAGGGTGGTGCGCAACGGCGAACACGAGATCACGGCCACCGAGCTGCGGCCCGGGGCGTCCACGGAGGACCTGTGGCCGCGGGACGAGGGCGAGGCCCTCGATCTTGCGACCTATCGCGCCCGGGTGGCCGCCGGCTGGGTGACGACGCTTTCCGTCTTCCAGGGGGAGCGGATCAACTTCGAGCCCGCCGCGCTGGACACGGCGGCCATGGCCGCCGCCCTGCGCGCCGGCCAGGGGGCGGACTCCACCGCCGTGCTGCGCTTCGCCGCCGGCACCCTCATCCTCCGCCGCCTCACCCTGCCGCGTTTGGACGATGCCCTCCTCTTCGCCGAGCTGACCACCCGCAGCCGCGGCGACGCCTACGACCGCACGGGCTCCCTCTTCCTGATTCCCACGGACAGGCCGCGCAGCTTCCTGGATGCCCTGGCCGAGGGCGTGGATGTCCTGCCGGCCTTCACCGGGCGGGACGGCCGCCGCTACCAGGGCATCACGGCCACGGCGGACTACACGCCGCCGCTGGAGCTGGTGCGCTTCATCACGCCCTTCGGGGTGGGGCATTTCAACGATCAAGTGCGGGTGGAGGGCGTCGCCTGGGCGGACTCGGCCGTCTACAAGATGGACCTCGGCGGGCTGGCGCCCCTGCTGCGCGGGCCGGTCTGGATCGGCGCCTTCATCGGCAACTACGACGCCGGCGGGCACGAGCTGAGCCTGCGCCTCAGCTGGCATCCGGGCAGCCGGGTGGCGGAGGCCGACCGCCCCGACCGCAGCTGGATCCTGCCCCTTTTCAACACGGTCAACGTGCTGGAGATGGCCGGCCAGGAGTACGGCCGCCTTTTCGGACAGGACACCCTCAGCGTGGAGTTCGATCTGCCGGAGGGGGTCCGCGACTTGCGCCTGCGCTACCTGGGCACGGGCCACGGCGGCTGGGGCGGCGGCGACGAGTTCAACCCGAAACTCAACACCATCCTGGTGGACGGCCGTCCCGTGGCCGCCCTCATCCCCTGGCGCAGCGATTGCGCCACCTACCGCTCGCTCAACCCCGCCTCGGGCAACTTCTGGAACGGCGTCTCCTCCTCCGACCTCAGCCGCTCGGGCTGGTGTCCCGGCGCGGCGGCAGAGCCAGTGACGATCCCCCTGCCCGGCCTTGCCCCCGGCCGCCATCGCCTGCAGGTGGCCATTCCCCAGGGCGCCCCCGAGGGCGGCGGCTTCAGCGCCTGGAACGTCTCCGGCGTGCTGCTGGCTGAGCGGGAATAGCCCTCCCCACCATCACCCACCAAAGCGGAAGGCCAAAGGCCCGGCACCGCCCTGGCAGCGGGGCGGCGCCCTGCGACCGCAATCCCGGCCATGCCCGCCAAGGTCTTGGCCCGCCTCTGACAGCGGCCCACAGGCTGGGCGGAGCGGTGCTGATCTGAACTCCGAAAACCGAATTCAACTTCAATTTGATTATGGAAACCAATCCATAATAGATGGCAAGAAAATTGTTTTCTATTGAAAAGCGAATTAGCGCAATGCGAAAAACATACTTGCTTATTAGAAAACAATTGGTATCATGTGGTCGCACACCAACGACCCCGCCAATCGAAGACGATGCTTCACAATCGAGCCCGGCGGCTCATAGAAAAACGGCATAAGCATGCCAAAAACATGAGGTCCATCATGATGCCCTACAAGAAAACGTGTTTGGCCGTGGCGCTTTCCGGCGGCTTGGCCGTGGCGGGCCACGCCATCTCGCTGACGGACTACACCTTCCCCAACAGCACCAGCCAGCAGGCCTACGTCAACGGCACCTTCAACGCCAATGGCAACTCCATCGACTCGACCCAGGTCGGCTACATCCTGGGCGGGTCCGGCAACTACTGGCTGGCCCTGCGCTCCCTGCCCTTCAGCTATGACCTGACGACGGGGGCCAGCTTCGCCACAACGCGGGGCACCGCGGACGGGGCGGAGGCGGAGGACGCCTACGACCTCAACCTGGCCACCAATCTGGACAAGTACTTGAGCGACTTCTCGAAAACCTTCATCTACGGTGCGGGCTTCATCGACTACCGCAAGCTGTCCACCCAGGAGGAGGCCGACGATCCCCGCATCGACGTGGAGGCCGGCATCGGCGTGGGGCGCACCATCAACGCCACCGTGCTCAAGCTGGCCGTGCGCATGGATGAGGATTTCATCAAGTACGGCGTGACCACCCGTCCCATGTCGGACGAGGCCCTGCTCCAGCTGGCCGCCATCATCGATCGCGAGGCGGAGTTCCGCAGCGTCCATGGCGCCGTCGAGTACCGCAAGTACTGGTATGAAGCCATGGAGAAGGTGCTCATGTCCGCCGGCGTGTTGGCCCGTGAAGGCCTGTCCGCCATGGGCGTGCTGCGCATCCAGGAAGTGATGGCCGAGCCCACCGCCCAGCGCTGGCACGGCTGGTCGGCCCGCGTCGGCGTGGGGGCCCGCATCTCCGACTATGACGGTGAAAGCGGCGATCCCACCCTGGTGGGGCGGCTGGAGTACCACCGGCCCATCGGCTTCGATCTGCAGGTCAGCAACCGGTCATCGGTCTCGACGATCTTCGCCGACGAGCAGAACTACCACTTCATGAACGCCTTCCGCGTGGACTACGAGATCTCCAACCGC is a genomic window of bacterium containing:
- a CDS encoding CPXCG motif-containing cysteine-rich protein, whose protein sequence is MRELQSHWLSCPCCGEEIELLVDGSVQRQQYVEDCSVCCRPLIVSVTVADGEILHIDARREDE
- a CDS encoding laminin B domain-containing protein → MGQRLLIAAQAATLAVAPLLLAAGAAADLTAPFEVDNEGWTSVSHPFRSHWPNPPMGNLPWDGANGLPPGSVRVGDFFGETGIAAPAAWLGDRSSSYGGHLGYDILLRNTDGVVYPAAILNGGTMSVYFDAPTPPLNQWTAMTIPLTEAGWRVSSNGAAATAEQFLFVLEHLAGIYLYTEWHTGADDTNVDNVLFSAPPALPPPVIQIERIESGLLRLFWNPVTDPPAAFYEVQRGGLGLDPGWQPVAQTADTSWTEAQPPEALGAALYRVLSLDAE
- the ettA gene encoding energy-dependent translational throttle protein EttA; this encodes MSDQKVIFSMIGVGKVLRDTKRQILRDIYLGFYYGAKIGVLGLNGAGKSTLLKIIAGLDTDIVGEIVAQKGLRFGYLPQEPQLTPGQTVREAVIEGAGEAAQMLAEYNAISEAFADPEADYEKLGARQAELQEKIDHLGAWDLDSRIEQAMDALRCPDGDTAVDVLSGGERRRVALCRLLLSGPDVLLLDEPTNHLDAESVGWLEQYLARYAGTVLAVTHDRYFLDNVAGWILELDRGHGIPFEGNYSSWLEQKSARLAAEEKQESKRRKTLERELDWVRQSPKARHDKSKARIARYEEMAAQQTEKVQDELEIFIPVSQRLGGTVIEAKGIGKSYDDRVLFEGLTFSLPPGGIVGVIGANGAGKTTLFRLITGQEKPDAGEIKVGETVKLGYVDQSRPMNPEDSVWKVISGGLDTITVGGRELNSRAWVGRFNFSGQDQQKPVGLLSGGERGRVHLARTLGEGANVLLLDEPTNDLDVNTLRALEEGLLNFPGCAVVISHDRWFLDRIASHILAFEGDSRVVYFEGNYSDYEKNLKERGGDTGPHRLKYRQLTR
- a CDS encoding PNGase F N-terminal domain-containing protein → MTGAPSSSRPVRVLIFLLSPLLLLGAEASPAARRDAPTAATITFQISYHGQPAPEEGLVLLECRGDQARLRTVPPGEPLAGAPREWGHADFKGRRTLQLAEVREGRRIGVAADFAGLPDLEETEERAEILGFPCRKATTVLRSNRLEIWYTRDTPLRGGPYLSLLVPDGLVLRVVRNGEHEITATELRPGASTEDLWPRDEGEALDLATYRARVAAGWVTTLSVFQGERINFEPAALDTAAMAAALRAGQGADSTAVLRFAAGTLILRRLTLPRLDDALLFAELTTRSRGDAYDRTGSLFLIPTDRPRSFLDALAEGVDVLPAFTGRDGRRYQGITATADYTPPLELVRFITPFGVGHFNDQVRVEGVAWADSAVYKMDLGGLAPLLRGPVWIGAFIGNYDAGGHELSLRLSWHPGSRVAEADRPDRSWILPLFNTVNVLEMAGQEYGRLFGQDTLSVEFDLPEGVRDLRLRYLGTGHGGWGGGDEFNPKLNTILVDGRPVAALIPWRSDCATYRSLNPASGNFWNGVSSSDLSRSGWCPGAAAEPVTIPLPGLAPGRHRLQVAIPQGAPEGGGFSAWNVSGVLLAERE